One Alkalispirochaeta americana DNA window includes the following coding sequences:
- a CDS encoding tetratricopeptide repeat protein has protein sequence MIITTPIAGYYEYLRQNRQASWVLSGFFPAVLSVLVVFFLLLAAPPELAANQPGEGDLWERAVEKVQFRNYHEAIPLLEVLLEREPGNGQAFRLLASVWEMAGNSGEAEELLRRGLDDSRFDRELRGRIAFDLALLLGRQDHQEAAVAMYSAAIDRNATLVMAYLNRANAQVKLGDYDLAVRDYERYLALRPSNPQRREIQEMIALLRETIQAEELRKEEEERLAREEAEARRIAEEERREREERERQQAAARRQKMMDSVLESLGSSREDARTFEVDREDIRDFDDELDILD, from the coding sequence ATGATTATTACAACACCCATTGCGGGGTATTATGAATATCTGCGGCAGAATAGGCAAGCCTCCTGGGTTTTGTCGGGTTTCTTCCCGGCGGTCCTGTCTGTTCTGGTCGTTTTTTTCCTGCTTCTGGCTGCTCCGCCGGAGTTGGCTGCGAATCAACCGGGTGAAGGCGATCTCTGGGAACGTGCCGTAGAGAAGGTCCAGTTCCGGAACTATCACGAGGCAATTCCGTTGCTGGAGGTCTTGCTGGAGCGCGAGCCGGGAAACGGTCAGGCTTTCCGGCTTCTTGCCTCGGTTTGGGAGATGGCAGGGAACTCTGGTGAAGCCGAGGAGCTGTTGCGGCGCGGCCTGGATGATTCCCGGTTTGATCGGGAGCTGCGAGGCCGGATCGCCTTTGATTTGGCCCTTTTGCTGGGACGTCAGGACCATCAGGAAGCGGCTGTTGCCATGTATTCCGCTGCGATCGACCGGAACGCCACGCTGGTGATGGCCTATCTGAATCGGGCGAACGCTCAGGTAAAACTGGGCGATTATGATCTGGCTGTGCGCGACTACGAGCGCTATCTGGCCTTGCGCCCTTCAAACCCCCAGCGGAGAGAAATTCAGGAGATGATCGCGCTTCTTCGGGAGACGATCCAGGCCGAGGAGTTGCGAAAGGAAGAGGAAGAGCGTCTGGCCCGGGAAGAGGCCGAGGCGCGGCGGATTGCAGAAGAGGAACGTCGCGAGCGGGAGGAGCGGGAGCGCCAGCAAGCTGCGGCGCGTCGCCAGAAGATGATGGATTCCGTTCTTGAATCGCTGGGGTCATCCCGTGAGGATGCCCGGACTTTTGAGGTGGATCGCGAGGATATCCGTGATTTCGACGACGAGCTGGATATTCTGGATTAA
- a CDS encoding tetratricopeptide repeat protein translates to MGVVIIITVLGALIGFISFFIVRNLVAPKKIARVEQLLKQNKPSAAVKVAKQHLARDPRNPEAHYLLGRAYLMDSKPELALMEFRTVNQIGQFGGLVPEVPFRRQTAELFQRFNQPEEALKEYLLLIQKDPENADNYYQTGVLFEERGKATKSINYFRKAIQLQPRHGLSYLHLGLILYRAKRFPDALEYLQNALKYQPDHYPAYYYIGRIQKENKDFTGALQSFEWATKAPEFRTKALIERGTCYMEQNNLERATSELERAINTGKTPSEGDLLWAHYFLASCYERQRKIEWAIEHWETIYKRKPSFQDVAEKLGQYQDLRQDDHIKDFLTVSQTEFRGMCERIASTLGYTIQSVEDQDNGVQMIVVESGSNWRSNKKLPRLIQFIRVAEIIDENTIREIHETMRSQGLTRAMVIASSTYSRMALDFAESRPLELYNKDHLQEFLKKSS, encoded by the coding sequence ATGGGTGTTGTAATAATCATCACTGTCCTGGGTGCGCTCATCGGATTCATCTCTTTCTTTATCGTCCGGAACCTGGTCGCTCCAAAGAAGATAGCCCGTGTGGAGCAACTTCTCAAGCAGAACAAGCCCTCTGCTGCGGTGAAAGTCGCAAAACAACACCTGGCCAGGGACCCCCGCAACCCCGAAGCTCACTATCTTCTGGGCCGGGCCTACCTGATGGATTCAAAACCCGAGCTGGCCCTGATGGAGTTCCGAACGGTCAACCAGATAGGCCAGTTCGGAGGACTGGTCCCGGAGGTTCCCTTTCGCCGCCAGACGGCAGAGCTCTTCCAGCGCTTCAACCAGCCCGAAGAGGCTCTCAAGGAATATCTCCTGCTCATCCAGAAAGACCCGGAGAACGCCGACAATTATTACCAGACGGGAGTCCTTTTCGAGGAACGGGGCAAGGCCACAAAATCGATCAACTATTTCCGCAAGGCAATCCAGCTCCAGCCCCGCCACGGACTGTCCTATCTCCATTTGGGGCTGATTCTCTACCGGGCAAAACGCTTTCCCGACGCCCTGGAATACCTCCAGAACGCCCTGAAGTATCAACCCGATCACTATCCAGCCTATTATTACATCGGACGCATCCAGAAAGAAAACAAAGATTTCACGGGAGCCCTCCAGTCTTTTGAGTGGGCAACCAAGGCCCCGGAGTTCCGGACCAAGGCGCTCATCGAGCGGGGAACCTGCTACATGGAGCAAAACAACCTGGAACGGGCAACCAGCGAGCTTGAGCGGGCGATCAACACCGGAAAAACTCCCTCCGAGGGGGATCTCCTCTGGGCTCACTATTTCCTCGCCTCCTGCTACGAGAGGCAACGAAAAATTGAGTGGGCAATCGAACACTGGGAAACGATCTACAAACGAAAACCCAGCTTCCAGGATGTGGCAGAAAAACTCGGCCAGTATCAGGACCTCCGGCAAGACGACCATATCAAGGATTTCCTCACCGTTTCCCAGACGGAGTTTCGGGGCATGTGCGAGCGAATAGCCAGCACCTTGGGCTACACCATCCAAAGCGTCGAGGATCAGGACAACGGCGTGCAGATGATCGTCGTCGAGAGCGGCTCCAACTGGCGGTCAAACAAGAAACTCCCCCGCCTCATCCAGTTTATTCGCGTAGCAGAAATAATCGACGAAAACACCATTCGGGAGATCCACGAAACGATGCGCTCCCAGGGACTCACCCGAGCCATGGTGATCGCCAGCAGCACCTACTCCCGCATGGCTCTGGACTTTGCAGAATCACGGCCCCTGGAGCTGTACAACAAGGATCATCTTCAGGAGTTTCTTAAAAAATCGTCGTGA
- a CDS encoding tetratricopeptide repeat protein produces the protein MTDESRKKVLLFGGIGLLALLIGGGAAYYFGRPSGAEAPSQPPVAEERTEADDIDPAEQRRANKLVLAKDYLENQEYSRALNLIDEVLIEDVDNQTARDLKARALQAQRAAREEQERREAARAAAETRQERSSEEDRRDRELAAQEAEAAARRAEAEARREEARLAVQQQLAEQRVAEEQRRREEAERREAERKAELERLDTEERQKTEEIQELLAQAPDLLQARDYARLRGKMDRVLNIPLADSRRENQLHGQALAALARSYVDEDITSSRNRQEALRLASEALDRSRDVWDAFFVQGQVYYETERFSDAIAAYSSAARINPESAAVLYELARAQYRAREFQAARASYEACVRIDPEYGNAYHNLGVTNLQLRDTGRAMQAFRFAIEVRPDDHASWYRLGNILLDRGDLEGAREAFEEAVEHHDADMRYFSRLATALYRQGDLAGAETHFSRARELQPENALNNYNLALVLSERGRYREAHPFIRQAIRVDGRPPEYHFTLGQIEEGLGNYEEAIAAHATAVQRDSGYTRALSEMGRLLNNLGAHDQAMEVLLQAHRQEPEGFQVNTNLGRVYLDRDLFDRAIQHFREAVAARPNEASAHYNLALAYLGAEDYSRAERALKDVVKMNPDYWGAYHRLGELHVARDETGKAREVLEQLLAAHPNYEGRGAVEAILSSL, from the coding sequence ATGACTGATGAATCACGAAAGAAGGTTCTTCTTTTTGGCGGAATCGGCTTGCTGGCGTTGCTTATCGGCGGGGGGGCTGCCTACTATTTTGGCCGTCCTTCAGGTGCAGAGGCCCCGTCGCAACCGCCTGTAGCGGAAGAACGGACAGAAGCCGATGATATCGACCCCGCCGAGCAACGCCGGGCAAACAAGCTGGTTCTGGCCAAGGACTATCTGGAGAACCAGGAATATAGCAGAGCCCTGAATCTCATCGATGAAGTGTTGATTGAGGATGTGGATAACCAGACTGCGCGAGATCTGAAAGCTCGTGCGCTCCAGGCGCAGCGTGCTGCGCGGGAGGAGCAGGAGCGGCGTGAGGCAGCTCGGGCCGCTGCGGAAACACGGCAAGAGCGTTCCTCCGAAGAAGACCGTCGCGACCGGGAATTGGCCGCCCAGGAGGCAGAAGCCGCTGCCCGAAGGGCCGAGGCTGAAGCCCGCCGCGAAGAGGCCCGGCTTGCGGTGCAGCAACAGCTGGCAGAGCAACGAGTTGCCGAAGAGCAGCGGCGTCGGGAGGAGGCCGAGCGGCGCGAAGCTGAACGAAAGGCCGAGTTGGAGCGGCTTGATACGGAAGAACGCCAGAAAACCGAAGAGATCCAGGAATTGCTTGCCCAGGCGCCGGATCTGCTTCAGGCCAGGGATTACGCCCGACTCCGGGGAAAGATGGATCGGGTTCTCAATATCCCGCTGGCCGATTCCCGCCGGGAAAACCAGCTCCACGGGCAGGCTCTGGCTGCTCTGGCGCGGAGTTATGTCGACGAGGATATAACCAGTTCCCGAAACCGTCAGGAAGCGCTCCGGCTGGCGTCGGAGGCCCTGGACCGCAGTCGTGATGTCTGGGATGCCTTCTTTGTCCAGGGACAGGTCTACTACGAGACCGAGCGCTTCAGTGACGCCATTGCGGCCTATTCGTCGGCTGCCAGAATTAACCCCGAGAGCGCTGCTGTGCTGTATGAGCTTGCGCGGGCTCAATACAGGGCTCGGGAGTTCCAGGCGGCTCGCGCCTCCTACGAGGCCTGTGTGCGGATTGACCCTGAATACGGGAACGCCTATCACAACCTGGGGGTTACCAACCTGCAGCTGCGTGATACCGGCCGGGCCATGCAGGCCTTTCGCTTTGCGATTGAGGTGCGTCCCGACGACCACGCTTCATGGTACCGTTTGGGCAATATCCTCCTTGACCGGGGAGATCTCGAGGGAGCCCGGGAGGCCTTCGAAGAGGCTGTGGAACATCACGATGCGGACATGCGTTATTTTTCCCGACTGGCTACGGCGCTGTATCGCCAGGGAGATCTCGCGGGAGCGGAGACCCACTTCTCCCGGGCCCGGGAGCTTCAACCCGAAAACGCCCTGAACAATTACAACCTTGCCCTGGTTTTGAGCGAGCGAGGACGGTACCGCGAAGCGCACCCCTTTATCCGTCAGGCAATCAGGGTCGATGGACGCCCCCCCGAGTACCACTTCACTCTGGGCCAGATCGAGGAGGGGTTGGGTAACTACGAGGAGGCAATTGCGGCCCATGCCACGGCTGTGCAGCGCGATTCCGGGTATACCCGGGCTCTCTCGGAGATGGGGCGTCTGTTGAACAACCTGGGCGCTCACGATCAGGCAATGGAGGTGCTCCTTCAGGCCCATCGCCAGGAGCCGGAGGGGTTTCAGGTCAATACGAACCTGGGCAGGGTCTATCTGGACCGCGATCTTTTTGACCGGGCAATACAGCATTTCCGGGAAGCCGTGGCGGCACGGCCCAACGAGGCGTCAGCCCACTACAACCTCGCCCTGGCCTACCTGGGGGCCGAGGACTACTCCCGGGCCGAGCGGGCTCTGAAGGATGTGGTGAAAATGAACCCGGACTACTGGGGCGCCTATCATCGTCTGGGGGAACTCCATGTGGCTCGGGATGAGACCGGGAAGGCGAGGGAGGTCCTTGAGCAACTACTGGCGGCCCACCCGAATTATGAGGGACGTGGCGCTGTCGAGGCGATTCTTTCCTCTTTGTGA
- a CDS encoding transcriptional regulator — translation MREILEAEAREDFNRARKNAFFSQIFTLFSSNQEGLLSLQEVREKLIPRGETYRGMKTVPLDQIVGSEGRYRDFNSQFLPRYEHLRSRWQRVDLAHLTDIILPPVTLYEVGGVYFVRDGNHRVSVARSQGVKEIDAEVVALETEIPLHGTMTRENLRKAVINHEKKLFLQRLHITEFLPEADFTVSATGRYDELEKHIHGHKYFLNECQVVEIPLEQAIKSWYANVYRPIVRIITENNLMSRFPDRTPTDLYLWIVRHWDQLKGQYGLDFPLNAAAEDYARHYGASRGHRFLRSFRLGRKILHLLLRLQRYQHRRKKRRRIKEEEGL, via the coding sequence ATGCGCGAAATACTTGAAGCAGAGGCCAGGGAAGATTTCAACCGGGCCCGCAAAAACGCTTTCTTCAGTCAGATTTTCACTCTTTTCTCTTCGAACCAGGAGGGCCTTCTCTCTCTACAGGAAGTCCGGGAGAAGCTCATTCCCCGAGGAGAAACCTACCGGGGAATGAAAACGGTACCCCTCGATCAAATCGTAGGGAGCGAGGGCCGATACCGGGATTTCAACAGCCAGTTTCTTCCCCGTTACGAGCATTTGCGCAGCCGCTGGCAACGGGTCGATCTCGCACATCTCACCGATATCATTCTCCCCCCCGTTACGCTGTACGAAGTCGGGGGAGTCTATTTTGTCCGGGACGGAAACCACCGAGTTTCGGTGGCTCGGTCCCAGGGAGTCAAGGAGATAGACGCCGAGGTGGTGGCCCTGGAGACGGAGATCCCCCTCCACGGCACAATGACCCGCGAGAACCTCCGAAAAGCTGTCATCAACCACGAGAAAAAACTCTTTCTCCAGCGCCTGCATATCACGGAGTTCCTGCCCGAAGCAGACTTCACCGTAAGTGCCACGGGACGGTACGACGAACTGGAAAAGCACATTCACGGTCACAAATACTTTCTGAACGAGTGCCAGGTGGTGGAGATCCCCCTGGAGCAGGCCATAAAAAGCTGGTATGCCAACGTCTACCGCCCCATCGTTCGGATCATCACCGAAAACAATCTGATGAGCCGCTTCCCCGACCGCACCCCCACCGATCTCTATCTCTGGATTGTTCGCCACTGGGACCAGCTGAAGGGGCAATACGGGCTTGACTTCCCCCTGAACGCAGCTGCCGAGGATTATGCCCGTCACTACGGGGCAAGCCGCGGGCACCGATTTCTCCGGTCGTTCCGGCTGGGAAGAAAGATACTCCATCTCCTCCTCCGCCTCCAGCGGTATCAACACCGTCGGAAAAAGAGACGCAGAATCAAGGAAGAAGAGGGTCTCTAA
- the ptsP gene encoding phosphoenolpyruvate--protein phosphotransferase encodes MTQFNSLALINAVTDLAELLGRRTTVEGFLQDLVATVANHLGSDVCSVYLYDVEQDLLVLRATRGLNPLLLGKVRLNPGEGLTGQAFLKNSPILERNAAASSMNKAIPDLGEDDYPAFLGVPIKRNDLGIGVLTLQYRDADSIDPQALRALRTLASHLASTLENVAALYELHEEPSQGTPSEEKPFEAGLLQGTSASRGIAIGLLEYLDGRVIDRSLPIQRSIEDAIELSTRQLQELQHKVDQSLSDVALMIFSSHLLMLRDESFVGRMVDLALDGSDPREAVESVVADFSSRFAAIPDPRFQEKAQDVQDLGNRIMRNLQALEDKDGDYRGHVVVVQDLFPSELVKLHLQKVEGVIFAGGGATSHVAILAQSLHLPVVGTGDPRLFSIPSGVHVVVDAEDGKVIVAPGREVLEAYRQRLRPLLRQARHPGEEKIPSPLLSADGIPLTLLANANLVKDARSAFSLGAQGIGLYRSEFPFLIRNGFPTEEEQYNVYLRVVEETPGLPVGFRTLDLGGDKLLSSQVGREDNPFLGYRGIRFLLDHRDLFRDQLRAMLRAGHGAEISIQFPMIASLDEFRTAREEVLRSIADLQAEGIPCHTAPQLGVMVELPATIEIARDLAQEADFFSIGTNDLIMYMLAADRANHRVASLYRSVHPGVLRALQRLTEVAHDTGRPISVCGATAEDPAMILFYLGIGITRLSVDATSLLGVARILQGISLSEAQERARRMLSTSTLAELDSLACAIRGEFSQEGRE; translated from the coding sequence GTGACACAATTCAACAGCCTGGCTCTGATAAATGCAGTAACCGACCTGGCGGAACTTCTGGGGCGGCGGACCACCGTGGAGGGCTTCCTTCAGGATCTTGTAGCAACCGTGGCAAATCATCTCGGGTCTGACGTATGCTCGGTCTATCTCTACGATGTAGAGCAGGACCTTCTGGTGCTGCGGGCAACCCGGGGACTAAACCCTCTCCTCCTGGGGAAGGTCCGCCTGAATCCGGGCGAGGGCCTCACGGGGCAGGCCTTTCTCAAGAACAGTCCTATCCTGGAACGAAACGCTGCCGCCTCGAGCATGAACAAGGCGATTCCGGACCTGGGGGAAGATGACTACCCGGCCTTTCTGGGAGTCCCGATCAAGCGCAACGACCTGGGAATCGGTGTACTGACCCTGCAATACCGCGACGCCGATTCGATAGATCCCCAGGCCCTGCGCGCCCTGCGCACCCTGGCATCTCACCTGGCATCGACCCTTGAGAATGTTGCTGCCCTCTACGAACTTCACGAAGAACCATCACAAGGGACTCCCTCGGAGGAAAAGCCCTTTGAAGCAGGCTTGCTTCAGGGAACCAGCGCCTCCAGGGGAATAGCCATCGGCCTTCTGGAATACCTGGACGGCCGTGTTATCGACCGATCCCTGCCAATCCAGCGATCCATCGAGGATGCAATCGAGCTGAGCACGCGCCAGCTCCAGGAACTTCAGCACAAGGTTGATCAGTCTCTCTCGGATGTGGCCCTGATGATCTTCAGCTCTCACCTGCTGATGCTTCGGGACGAGAGCTTCGTAGGGCGTATGGTTGATCTTGCCCTGGACGGCAGCGACCCCCGGGAAGCGGTAGAATCGGTGGTGGCTGATTTCTCCAGCCGCTTCGCCGCAATTCCGGACCCACGGTTTCAGGAAAAAGCCCAGGACGTCCAGGATCTGGGCAACCGGATCATGCGAAATCTCCAGGCCCTGGAAGACAAGGACGGAGACTATCGGGGCCACGTTGTGGTGGTCCAGGATCTCTTTCCCTCGGAACTGGTGAAACTCCACCTGCAAAAGGTGGAGGGAGTGATCTTCGCAGGGGGAGGAGCCACCAGCCATGTGGCCATTCTGGCCCAGTCCCTGCATCTTCCTGTAGTGGGAACCGGTGATCCCCGGCTCTTTTCCATTCCTTCGGGGGTCCACGTGGTGGTGGACGCCGAAGACGGGAAAGTAATCGTCGCCCCGGGCCGGGAGGTCCTGGAGGCTTATCGCCAGCGATTGCGGCCGCTCCTGCGCCAGGCCCGTCACCCGGGGGAAGAAAAGATCCCCTCGCCCCTCCTCAGCGCCGACGGCATACCCCTGACACTTTTGGCAAACGCGAATCTCGTCAAGGACGCCCGGAGCGCCTTCTCCCTGGGTGCCCAGGGAATCGGGCTGTACCGGAGCGAGTTTCCCTTCCTGATACGCAACGGATTTCCCACCGAAGAGGAGCAGTACAACGTGTACCTGAGGGTGGTTGAGGAAACTCCCGGACTTCCCGTGGGGTTTCGAACCCTTGATCTGGGGGGGGACAAACTTCTCAGCAGTCAGGTGGGGCGTGAGGACAACCCCTTCCTGGGGTACCGGGGAATCCGGTTTCTCCTGGATCACCGGGATCTTTTTCGGGATCAGCTGCGGGCGATGCTCCGGGCAGGTCACGGGGCAGAGATCAGCATCCAGTTTCCCATGATCGCTTCTCTGGATGAGTTCCGGACAGCCCGGGAGGAAGTGTTGCGATCCATCGCCGATCTTCAGGCGGAGGGCATCCCCTGCCACACCGCCCCACAGCTGGGCGTGATGGTGGAGCTTCCTGCCACAATCGAAATAGCCCGGGATCTGGCGCAGGAAGCAGATTTTTTCTCCATCGGCACCAACGATCTGATCATGTACATGCTCGCGGCCGATCGAGCGAACCATCGGGTTGCCTCGCTCTACCGCTCGGTTCATCCCGGTGTCTTGCGTGCCCTTCAGCGACTCACTGAAGTAGCTCATGACACAGGTCGCCCCATCTCGGTCTGCGGAGCCACAGCCGAAGATCCGGCGATGATCCTTTTCTATCTCGGTATCGGGATCACCCGCCTCAGCGTAGATGCAACCTCGCTTCTCGGGGTTGCCCGAATCCTTCAAGGCATATCCCTGAGCGAGGCCCAGGAACGCGCCCGGCGGATGCTCTCTACTTCCACTCTGGCGGAACTAGACAGCCTTGCCTGCGCCATCCGGGGCGAGTTTTCCCAGGAAGGGAGAGAGTAA
- a CDS encoding YqgE/AlgH family protein, with amino-acid sequence MSALDDRTGAHPPDLTGYFLIAETDLQDPNFFRAVVLLVDHNEEGAFGLVVNRESEVVAGDVLDNLERSPASGLKVYVGGPVQQNYIFVLHSGIPRRYHSDHALEPCKGVFFEPSFQHILDYMASEDYLALPEKERPQVRVFAGYSGWAPGQLEEELRSDSWFIHPASPDLAFQAHATEGWKKVLSEKGGFYRIVAQTGFKPSLN; translated from the coding sequence ATGAGTGCTTTGGATGACCGTACCGGCGCCCACCCGCCTGACCTGACAGGGTATTTTCTGATCGCCGAGACCGATCTGCAGGACCCCAACTTCTTTCGTGCCGTGGTTCTTCTTGTTGACCACAACGAAGAGGGAGCCTTCGGCCTCGTTGTTAATCGGGAGAGCGAGGTGGTTGCGGGAGATGTCCTGGACAACCTGGAGCGCTCTCCTGCCTCCGGCCTGAAAGTGTATGTGGGTGGGCCGGTCCAGCAGAACTATATTTTTGTGCTTCATTCGGGTATTCCCAGGCGCTACCATAGTGATCATGCCCTGGAACCGTGCAAGGGGGTCTTCTTTGAACCCTCGTTCCAGCACATTCTTGACTATATGGCTTCAGAAGACTACCTGGCTCTTCCCGAGAAGGAACGGCCCCAGGTTCGGGTCTTTGCGGGGTACTCCGGTTGGGCCCCCGGCCAGCTTGAGGAGGAACTCCGGAGCGATTCCTGGTTTATCCATCCCGCTTCGCCGGATTTGGCCTTCCAGGCCCACGCAACGGAGGGTTGGAAAAAGGTCCTGAGTGAGAAAGGCGGGTTTTACCGCATTGTCGCCCAAACGGGGTTTAAACCGTCTCTCAATTAG
- a CDS encoding LPP20 family lipoprotein has product MKKSIAFLTVALALVLVIGCGSAPAPTPEQAPPGLPSFYLNPPQADDAIYGVGSAKMSTLDTSRRMAVSRAREDIAFQMNAAIQAAITDYAQEAGMDGNVQVISFVETISRQVTETTLQGARTDQVEQGPDGTIYALVSYPLSGFAQAAGEAFQRNEDAAFAEFKADQALQALDAQLQNNPPAAGSQR; this is encoded by the coding sequence ATGAAGAAAAGTATTGCGTTCCTGACGGTTGCTCTTGCCCTGGTTCTGGTTATCGGGTGCGGATCAGCCCCCGCTCCCACACCCGAGCAGGCTCCCCCGGGACTTCCCAGTTTCTATCTGAACCCGCCCCAAGCCGACGATGCCATCTACGGTGTCGGTTCAGCCAAGATGTCCACCCTGGACACCTCCCGCCGCATGGCCGTCTCCCGGGCCCGTGAGGACATCGCGTTCCAGATGAACGCAGCGATCCAGGCGGCCATCACGGACTACGCCCAGGAAGCGGGCATGGATGGCAACGTCCAGGTTATCAGCTTTGTCGAGACCATCTCCCGGCAGGTAACGGAGACAACCCTCCAGGGTGCCCGCACCGACCAGGTTGAACAGGGTCCCGACGGAACGATCTATGCTCTGGTGAGCTATCCCTTGAGCGGCTTTGCCCAGGCTGCAGGCGAGGCGTTCCAGCGGAACGAGGACGCTGCCTTTGCCGAGTTCAAGGCTGATCAGGCGCTTCAGGCGCTGGACGCACAGTTGCAGAACAATCCTCCCGCAGCCGGATCTCAGCGCTAG
- a CDS encoding 5-formyltetrahydrofolate cyclo-ligase, translated as MNKKNLRSSLSRTVRELDPLVRSAAQEQIIGQILELSAWGQSDSVFAYSAMDDEVDLSELLLAARKEGKEVFLPRVGEGKKEMAFFRAFPERENSPCLSLERHRLGFLQPSGKDDSEAIPGNASIVIIPGRAFDLQGRRLGRGGGYYDRWLTRVDPGIALLGVAFGCQVVPEVPCDPWDVAVTRVLRDSLTAFS; from the coding sequence ATGAACAAAAAAAATCTCCGCTCCAGCCTTTCGAGAACGGTTCGTGAACTTGATCCATTGGTGCGTTCTGCTGCCCAGGAGCAGATTATCGGGCAGATTCTGGAGCTTTCGGCCTGGGGCCAAAGCGATTCTGTTTTTGCCTATTCGGCCATGGACGACGAGGTGGATCTCTCGGAGCTTCTGCTCGCTGCCCGAAAAGAGGGAAAGGAAGTGTTTCTTCCCCGGGTGGGGGAGGGGAAGAAAGAGATGGCTTTTTTTCGTGCCTTCCCGGAGCGAGAAAATTCCCCCTGTCTCTCTCTGGAGCGGCATCGCCTGGGGTTCCTGCAACCCTCGGGGAAAGACGATTCAGAAGCAATCCCGGGAAATGCATCGATAGTGATTATCCCGGGACGGGCCTTTGATCTTCAGGGGAGGCGTCTGGGTCGGGGTGGGGGCTATTACGACCGCTGGCTGACCAGGGTCGATCCCGGCATAGCCCTTCTGGGCGTTGCCTTCGGATGCCAGGTTGTCCCTGAGGTGCCGTGCGACCCCTGGGACGTAGCTGTCACCAGGGTCCTGAGGGATTCCCTGACAGCATTCTCCTGA
- the rpsU gene encoding 30S ribosomal protein S21 codes for MAVVKIEDGENLEKAIKRFKRMVEKEGIIREWKKREYFEKPSTIKNRKKKSMERKIQKKIRKAQASRSY; via the coding sequence ATCGCCGTTGTAAAGATCGAGGATGGCGAGAACCTGGAAAAAGCCATCAAACGATTCAAGCGAATGGTAGAAAAAGAAGGTATCATTCGTGAGTGGAAGAAGCGGGAATATTTTGAGAAACCCTCCACGATCAAGAATCGCAAAAAGAAGTCAATGGAGCGGAAGATCCAGAAGAAAATCCGCAAAGCCCAGGCATCGCGCAGCTACTGA
- a CDS encoding metallophosphoesterase family protein, producing MKILCVADHIDPLVYSAAVKTRFSDVTMVLGAGDLPMEYLGFLSSSLNRTVGFVFGNHNLKALPLFQRSKASLLDQTALTAQTQNYYGSTCLEGRVMRLEGILIAGLGGSIRYNRGEHQFTNFEMNCRLLRLVPRLLWNRLVHGRYLDILLTHAPPRGIHDEEDLCHQGFTGLLWFMRRFRPRYLLHGHIHLYDINANRVSQYHDTTIINVYDHYVLDYELD from the coding sequence GTGAAAATTCTCTGCGTAGCCGACCACATTGACCCTCTGGTGTACAGCGCCGCGGTAAAAACCCGTTTTTCCGACGTGACGATGGTGCTTGGTGCCGGAGATCTTCCCATGGAGTATCTGGGGTTCCTCTCATCGAGCCTCAACCGCACGGTGGGATTTGTCTTCGGCAACCACAATCTGAAAGCGCTTCCCCTCTTCCAGAGATCAAAAGCATCCCTTCTTGATCAGACGGCCCTCACTGCGCAAACACAAAACTATTACGGCTCCACCTGTCTGGAAGGCCGCGTCATGCGCCTGGAGGGAATCCTCATTGCCGGACTGGGAGGCAGCATCCGCTATAACCGGGGCGAACACCAGTTCACCAATTTTGAGATGAATTGCCGCCTGCTGCGGCTTGTCCCCCGCCTTCTCTGGAACCGCCTGGTCCACGGCCGATACCTGGACATACTCCTCACCCATGCCCCGCCCCGGGGAATCCACGACGAGGAAGACCTCTGCCATCAGGGATTTACGGGTCTGCTCTGGTTCATGCGACGGTTCCGGCCCCGCTACCTCCTGCACGGCCATATTCATCTCTATGATATAAACGCTAATCGGGTTTCACAGTATCATGACACAACAATTATTAACGTCTACGACCATTATGTATTAGACTATGAACTGGATTAA